A stretch of DNA from Ovis aries strain OAR_USU_Benz2616 breed Rambouillet chromosome 17, ARS-UI_Ramb_v3.0, whole genome shotgun sequence:
gaaaagctgccttaaaactcaacattcaaaaaaaaaaaaaaagatcatgcatccagttccatcatttcatggcaaatagatggggaaacaatagaaacagtgacaaactttatttttttgggctccaaaatcactgcagacggtgactgcagccatgaaattagaaacactggctccttggaaggaaagcagtgacaaacctagacagcatattaaaaagcagagacacttaagtcaaagctgtggtttttccagtagtcatgtacagatgtgagaggtggacaataaaaaaggctgagcgccaaagaattgaactgtggtgttggagaaggctcttcagagtcccttggactgcaaggaaatcaaaccagtcaatcctaaaggaaatcaaccctgaatattcactgcaaggactgatgctgaagctgaagctgaagctccagtgctttggctacctgatgtgaagaactgactcattagaaaagaccctgatgctgggaaagattgaaggcaggaggagaaggggacaacagaggatgagatggttggatggcatcaccgactcagtggacatgagtttgagctaacttgaggagatggtgaaggacagggaagcctggtgtgctgtagccccttgggtcataaagagtcagacacggctgactgactgaacaacagcaaggagaaaaatattttagttaaaaaGGGAATatggccagggacttccctggtgattcagtgacTAAGACTTGGTACTTCAGATGCAAGGGACGTAGGTTCAAGAATTCAGTCAGTGAtgagggaactaaaatcccgTATGCTGCTaagtgcagttaaaaaaaaaaaaaactaaaaaagaataaaaactggacggaaaaagaaactgttttttaCTCTTGgatacatttgatttttttcactttaagtcCACATATGCTTCTATAAGAGTGATCCTTATAATAAAGAgttaaagaaaaggaataaaaaatggaaacaacaaaaaaaagggaaGTGTGGCTATAAAAAGGACCTGGAGATCCTGGGAAATAATGAATTGAGTATGTAATATATCAGTGTTTAAacatcttcccaggtggtacagtggtaaagagtccacctgccaatgcaggagacagaggagacgtggatttgattcctgggtggggaagatgccctggagtaggaaatggcaacctactctagtattcttgcctagaaaattccatggacagaggggcctggtggattacagtgcatgaggtcacaaagagttggacacgactgagcatactcACCAACATCTGCCAAAACTGAAAAGTTAGATGACTGAAACACTAGCCCCTTGACCCTGGGTTGATTAGGGTCTTTTGACTTACTGGATATAGTCCACCCACagagtcccagaagaaaataGACTCAATAAATATACCGCATGGAATCTGAAGAGATATCTAATCTGAatagggttttattttttgttttaaaaaattcatttcttgAATGAACATTTATAAAAGGCCAAATTAGAACAATGAGTCACATAAATAGTTGTTCTCATATAGTAGGTAGCTGTTGCTTGAAAATCCAAGTGATAATAGTAAATGCAGGTATGAATAGTGGTATATGTCAAACAACTTTGATGAAAGATGGAATTTCCTGAAAAAGATTCTGGTACCTGGAAAAATTAGCCCAATACAAGGATGTTGATGTCAATAGATGCATGTGAAGAGTTCAAATTTAAATGTGGAAAAGCGGTAAGTTAttcaatatataattaaaaccataAAACCTTAATGACTAAAGTGATAAAAGTGACAGAATCCCTCCTCCTACAGTAGTATATTTTTATAGAGTATATAATCGTAGTCAGAGCCACTGAGTTATCAATTCCCACTTCACCTTTGCTTCAATGAGCCTGTCATTCCCACTCAGTGCTTGAGGTGTATGACATATTATGCTTCTTTCTCCCATTGCTTGTCTTATGGCTCtgattcttcctcttcctcctcttcctcctcttccttttcttccttttcttccttttcttcctcctcttcctcctcagcctcctcttcTGGAGGCTTCTCTTCCGGAGGCTTCGCTTCTGGGACAGCTGGTTCCTCTTTTGGTTTAGCAGCTGCTCCTTTGTCCGCTTTGCAAAACACGCAGATACAACAAATTATAAGTAGTAATAACAACATACAAAGTAATGGGATTATTGTGGCTAAGACATGTTTGGCACCGTCTTCGTCAGAAGTAGTTCCTTGTCCACCTCCCTCTGATTCGggaccagggaagccactgtCCACGCTACCACCAGGTCCTGGGTTTTTGCAGTCAGGAGGGGAAAAACCATCATCACAATGGCAGTTCTTGTTATTGTTGCAAACTCCTTTCTGGTTACACTGTACCCTTACATCACAATCGTACCCAAGAACACTGACATCTGAGCAGGTGAAGTCTATGCAGACTTTCCCTGGGGCACAAAtaatgcccatctttgcatctccAGAATCAGGGACATCCTTAACATTAAACTTATCCATGGACCAGCAGAAGTCATTTTTATAATGAGTCTGCAACAATGTATAATTGACTTCAGTCTCTGGTAACTCTTGAACATTTGTACATATCATTTTCCCACAAAATACAGCATCGTTTTCACATTTAATATATGATGAGTCACCCTCAATGGGAGTACCACAGTTTCCAAATCTGTTCCCTTTACCATTAAATGACCGAAAACATTCTTCTGAGGCAGCTTTTGCAGGAAACCCAAAAATTTCAGAACACTGAGCATCAGAAGACACGCATACGCCCTTAACACAATAGAAACCACCCGTACATACTGAACCATCTTGCTTGTAGGTGTCCGGGGGACACTCCCCAGAGGTACCAAGACAAAATTCTGGAAGGTCACATTCTCCTGAAGCAGGACGGCAGCTACGTCCAGTTCGTTCATACTGGCATGTAGCATTACAGCAGGGTCCAGGATTACACAATGCAGTCGCCTTCAGTCTACATGTGTCATCACAACATTGGTCAAGGCCACAAGCAGTACCACAGTCACACTGCTCATCTTCATTTACAATGCCGTCGCCACAGCGGGAAGCCCTCCGTAAGCGGCCTTTGTGCCCAGGCTTGTTAAACAGGCAGGCCCCCTTGTGTTCCCAGAGGAACTGGTGGAAGAAGTCAGAGCTGCAGTTGCTGAAGCCACTTCCTTTAGTGATGTTTTCATGCATGAGGCAGAAGGGCCTGTCTTTACAAATGCAGGCCGAATGGTCGTGCCGAATACCCAAGTTGTGTCCAAGCTCGTGGACCATGAGTGCTGCAAACAGGAGGACATCCTCGTGGTGGAAAGATTCCACGGCTGCTGCAAAATCACTGGAGCAGGCACCGCTGAGAAATGCCTGCCCCGTATCCTCCTTAGGATGCTGTCCCACGATCATGTGGGCAACATCATGCTTGACACGATGGAAGAGGTTCTCTTGTCTCCAGCTGTTGAAATTCCTGAGTGCAACTTGCAGGTCCACGGGGACCTCTGTGAGGTCCCCCTCAGTCCAAATCTCCATTCCAGCCAGCACCACCTCTGTGTTTATTCCCCTTGTGAAGCTGTTGGCCAGAGCGATGATGTCCATTACTCTCTGGACTGTCTGCTTGACGTCACTGCCCCACATTTGGAACCGCTGGTTGTTGACCACGACAACCATCTCCACGTACTTGATATGTGACCACAAGTCGGATGGCACCTGCCAGCTGTGAGGCTTGCCGCTCTCCGGTCGCCGGCTGGTGGACGCCACTTGGCTGTCTTTGGACGTGACGCCACAGGAGACGCGAGCTTCGTGGGCCATGGCGTACAACACGTGTTCAAACCGTTTGGAAGAGTGCACGGGCTCAATGCCATAGGATTTTTCCTCCTTAATCAGGAGGCCCCTGAGGCCTGAACAGGTGTTGACAGAAACAAAAGAACCTGGGACTCCTTCTATGTAGCCTTCATAGTGACAGTCCTGTGAGACGGGAGGCATTTCTTGCCCCAGGATGCCATTGTGGTAGCTGAAGACCGGGAAGTTATCCACAAAATAGTCTCTCTTCACCGTCAGGTGAATCAGCTGCCTCTGGCCCTGCATAAATAGCACGTAGGAGAGCTTTTCCACTTGGTCTTCCCTTCCTTCCACTGTCAGACTCTTGGGAATGACTATTTCATAGGAAGAGTGATGTAGTGAGCCCAGGTCACCGTACAGGCTTGGCAGAGAAATCAGTACCAAGAACAACAGGATCCCCAACCTGGCACATGAAAGTCCTGGCACCGGGGCCAGCTTCAAGCCCTTCGTGTGAGGAGCCCAAGTTTGAAGCGCTCTGATAGCCTCAGACATAGCCACTTGCCTTTTCCACAGAGAAGGCAGTATAGAGGCAGAGTCTCCCACAGACGCTGCCACTGACATGGCCCTAGTGAATCAGTTGATGACGCAGGGCTTgtgtccagcagcagcagcagcagcagctctccctGACACACAGACCCTCTGTCACAGGTACTCACTTCAGATCTATGCTGGCTGCACGAAGGATGGCTCTTGCCTGCCTCTCTGAGGTCAGCCTGTGGCTGTGTCCTTTCTAGCCTTTTGGATCTCTCTGTTATGCTTCAAATAGTCTTTTCTCTGTGACTTCCCTCCACAGCCTCAACTCCAATGCTCCTTGGTTAAGGTCTTCCTGACATTAGGAAGAGCTGTAATCATGAAGAGGGACTTCAGACTCTAACATGCAAGACGGTACCTTGAGAAAGGAAACAAGACCTCCATGCCTTTCTCAACTGTACCGCATGgaacacccctcccccactcctaTCGTCCGTTGCTCAGCTGACTCCTAATGTTCTAGACCAGGAGGCTTGGACGTCTTCAGTGGGCACACTCCATTGCCCATGTCCTCTCTCCTAAAGCTCTTGTTCTCTATCATATGGACATTGTAACTGGATATAGCATGGCATTATAGATGCAGTGCACAACAGACCAATCTGTTAGATAAAGCCAGTGTGGTACCTGCCTTGTGCCCCCAGATATGTAAGCCCCAGTGTGCTGGTCACCCGTGGGACAAATGACATTccctacttttaaaaaacatcatcAGAATTCAGTTTCTCAAGTTCTGTTTATAACACAGTGTGTTATTTATAGCACTAAAAGTGTGTATGGGAGATGCCAACAGAGCATTCTCCCCTTTTTTGCATGTTATCATGGGAACCTTGGTTGGTAAGTACCTCCAGACCTATTACCGTTCTTGGGCTGGTCCTGACATAGCAGTACCTTAAGACTATGCCTGttgaagactgctgctgctgctgctaagtcgcttcagtcatgtctgactctgctgctgctgctgctaggtcgcttcagtcgggtctgactctgtgatcccatagatggcagcccaccaggttcccccatccctgggattctctaggcaagaatactggagtgggttgccatttccttctccattgcgtgaaagtgaaaagtcaaagtgaagtcgctcagtcgtgtctgattgttagcgaccccatggactgcagcctaccaggcttctccgtccatgggattttccagtcaagattactggagtggggtgctatcgccttctcTGCTATTGAAGACTAGGAATCCTGTGTGTTCAGTGGCCACTTCTGTGTGTTCCTCCTTATACACTCTCCCAGGTCTAGAAGAGTGCTTGTCCAAGAGGAGACGAGCAAGAATTATTGAATGAATAGATAGCTCCCAGGTATGGTTGCTGTGGTGTCTCATTTGCTGTATCTTCTGTGTTTCTACTTGGCTTCATGCCTGCCCTGAATATCTGTAAATGTCTTCAGAAAAACCCACGAAAACCATGCTGGCACAGACATGATCTCAAAATGTACTTCTTTCTGCATTTCACTCTCAGTCTCCTAATTTCTTCTGGCTTcatatttcactgagaaaaatattaatagaagcaaTCAAAAGAACACCTCCACATATAAACACTAGCTGAGTCCACCACCTGCATCTAAATGTTCCTCCCACTATCATGAATAAATTGTCCTTGCTCCAGTCTAAGACCAATCCTTTTATTTGTGTGTGGGGTGTCCTTCCCTTTTAATTTCTCATGGACTTCACTTTTAgacttctcccttctctcttttaCATCTTCGGCATCTGTTTGTCCGCTGGATCCAGTCTTTCTATTTGCTGTAATTTCTCACCTTTATAAAACCATCCCTCTCAGCCCACATGACCTTCCAGTCACCATCtagtttctccttttctctgttttccagaGAAATTCTTTGAAAGAGTGTGGAGACATTCTGTTCTAATTTGTATCACTCCtttattttctgaagtttttaattttgactcCTAACTCAGTCACAAAATATGCATAAAACATAAATGTGCTTTTCAGTGAATTAGTGGAATGAAAAccagccagacacaaaaggacaaacatcGTGTGATCTCACATATATGAAATTCCACAAATAAGAGACATGCAGAATAGATGTTACTTGCGGTGGGGTAATAGAGGAATGCTGAGTTCTTGTCTGATGGGTGCAGACTTTCAGTTTGCGATGATGAAAAGTTCTGGAAGTGGATattgatgatggttgcacaacagtaTGAGCGAACTTAATGCCaatgaactgtacagttaaaaatggttaagatggttgTTTAATGTTGTGTGTATTTTACTGAAAAAGAGATAAataggaaaggagggagaaaaggagagaaaaatagctGTGTAAGTACAGCTCTGGTGAGGTGATCTGTTTTATCTTCATAGAAGTCATCTATGTGCCATTGCCAATCACATGCCTTCATGCTTCAGTGGTATCATTATCTTGTCTTTATGGTAACTACTACTTCACCTTCTtgattgtttttgctttctaaATGTGTGCTTCCCCAAATTATGTTATTTTAGTTTAGTTAGCttttaataacagctttattgagatataaagtCATATACCAGAATACTCATCCTTCAAATTGTACTATTGAGAGGTTTGTAGTGTGTTCAGGAAGGTATGCGGTCATCATCACAagcaattttagaacattttcctcATTCTTAAACAAAACTCTGCTGTTCATTCATAGTCACTCTCCATTCTTagctccctccagcccctgatTACCACTACtcccttttctgtctctatgattttgtCTATTCTGGACAGTTCATAGCAATGGAATCCTGTATTATAGTTGTagtcttctgtgactggcttatttcacctgtttttctGCATCATCACTGGAATTTGTTATTTGCCGTTTTGACTGCAGTGATCCTAGTGGAAGTAAAGGGGGTATCTTATTGTAGTTGTGATTTGCACTTCCTTAATAATTAGTGGTATTGCACAGTTTTTCATATTCTTACTactcatttatatattcattggATAAGTGTCTAGTCACATCATTTGCCTTTTTTAAACAGggtgtctttttcttattgagttGTAACAGTTCTTAATATTTCTTGGGGTTAGTCTCCCATCAAGTATATAAGTTGTAAATATTTTGCCCCATTCTGTgggctttttcattttctcaatggtTATCTCTTAGAGTAGAAAATTATTTCACctttctctctgatttttttattctgttaaaaCATTCAGAACATAAAACATatcatcttaatcatttttaagtatatactTCAATGGTATTTAGTACTATTAACTGTTGTGCTAGCATTACCACTGTCCATCTCcaggactgtttttttttttttaatttttttatttttatttttacttaattttactttacaatactgtattggttttgccatacattgacatgaatccaccacgggtgtatacaagctcccaatcctgaatccccctcccacctcccaccccatatcatctctctggatcatccccatgcaccagccccaagcatcctgtatgctgtatcgaacatagactagcacttcgtttcttacatgatagtatacatgtttcaatgccattctcccaaatcatcccaccctctccctctccctcagagtccaaaagtccgttctatacatctgtatctcttttgctgtctcgcatacagggtcatcattaccatctttctaaattctgtatatatgtgtcagtatactgtattggtgtttttctttctggcttacttcactctgtataatcagctccagtttcatccatctcattagaactgattcaaatgtattctttttaatggctgagtaatactccattgtgtatatgtaccacagctttcttatccattcatctgctgatggacatctaggttgtttccatgtcctggctattataaacagtgctacaatgaacattgggttacatgtgtctctttcaattctggtttcctcggtgtatatgcccagcagtgggattactgggtcataaggcagctctatttgcaatttttaaggaatctccacactgttttccatagtggctgtactagtttgcattcccaccaacagtgtaagagagttcccttttctccacatcctctccagcattgcttgtagacttttggatcacagccattctgactgttgtgaaatggtacctcattgtggtcttgatttgcatttctctgataatgagtgatgttgagcatcttttcatgtctttgttagccatctgtatgtcttctttggagaaatgcctatttagttctttggcccattttttgattgggtcgtttatttttttggagttgagctgcataagttccttgtatatttttgagattagttgtttgtcagttgcttcatttgctattgttttctcccattcagaaggctgtcttttcaccttacttatagtttcctttgttgtgcagaagcttttaattttaactagatcccatttgtttatttttgcttttatttccagtattctgggaggtggatcatagagtatcctgctgtgatttatgtcggcgagtgttttgcctatgttctcctctaggagttttatagtttctggtcttaacgtttatctttaatccattttgagtttatttttgtgtgtggtgttagaaagtgatctagtttcatccttttacaagtggttgaccattttcccagcaccacttgttaaagagattgtctttactccattgtatattcttgcctcctttgtcgaaaataaggtgtccatatgtgtgtgggtttatctctgggctttctattttgttccattgttctatatttctgtctttgtgccagtaccatactgtcttaatgactgtggttttgtagtagagcctgaagtcaggcaggttgattcctccagttccattcttctttctcaagattgctttggctattcgaggtgttttgtatttccatacaaatcttgaaattatttgttctagttccgtgaaaaataccactggtagcttgatagggattgcattgaatctgtagattgctttgggtagtatgctcattttcactatattgattcttctgatccatgaacatggtatatttcttcatctattagtgtcctctttgatttctttcttcagtgttttatagttttcgatatataggtctttagtttctttaggtaggtatattcctaagtattttattcttttcattgcaatggtgaatggaattgtttccttaatttcttttctactttctcattattagtgtataggaatgcaagggatttctgagtgttgattttatatcctacaactttactatattcattgattagctctagtaattttctggtggagtctttagggttttctatgtagaggatcatgtcatctgcaaacagtgagagttttacttcttcttttccaa
This window harbors:
- the LOC101115734 gene encoding disintegrin and metalloproteinase domain-containing protein 1a-like, producing the protein MSVAASVGDSASILPSLWKRQVAMSEAIRALQTWAPHTKGLKLAPVPGLSCARLGILLFLVLISLPSLYGDLGSLHHSSYEIVIPKSLTVEGREDQVEKLSYVLFMQGQRQLIHLTVKRDYFVDNFPVFSYHNGILGQEMPPVSQDCHYEGYIEGVPGSFVSVNTCSGLRGLLIKEEKSYGIEPVHSSKRFEHVLYAMAHEARVSCGVTSKDSQVASTSRRPESGKPHSWQVPSDLWSHIKYVEMVVVVNNQRFQMWGSDVKQTVQRVMDIIALANSFTRGINTEVVLAGMEIWTEGDLTEVPVDLQVALRNFNSWRQENLFHRVKHDVAHMIVGQHPKEDTGQAFLSGACSSDFAAAVESFHHEDVLLFAALMVHELGHNLGIRHDHSACICKDRPFCLMHENITKGSGFSNCSSDFFHQFLWEHKGACLFNKPGHKGRLRRASRCGDGIVNEDEQCDCGTACGLDQCCDDTCRLKATALCNPGPCCNATCQYERTGRSCRPASGECDLPEFCLGTSGECPPDTYKQDGSVCTGGFYCVKGVCVSSDAQCSEIFGFPAKAASEECFRSFNGKGNRFGNCGTPIEGDSSYIKCENDAVFCGKMICTNVQELPETEVNYTLLQTHYKNDFCWSMDKFNVKDVPDSGDAKMGIICAPGKVCIDFTCSDVSVLGYDCDVRVQCNQKGVCNNNKNCHCDDGFSPPDCKNPGPGGSVDSGFPGPESEGGGQGTTSDEDGAKHVLATIIPLLCMLLLLLIICCICVFCKADKGAAAKPKEEPAVPEAKPPEEKPPEEEAEEEEEEEKEEKEEKEEEEEEEEEESEP